The Henckelia pumila isolate YLH828 chromosome 2, ASM3356847v2, whole genome shotgun sequence genome includes a window with the following:
- the LOC140883839 gene encoding UPF0664 stress-induced protein C29B12.11c: protein MALNPQLCPNALPVPFVHEMFVLARDGVEFEIDKIPGAQGGNVKTKGTVYLSNIRMVFVANKPIGNFFAFDIPLLYVHGEKFNQPIFHCNNISGAVDPVVPENEHRALYSTHSFKILFKEGGCGTFIPLFFNLIASVRRYNQHASAAQVRLDPLQAAQTPVEEMMRHAYVDPNDPTRIFLQQPNSENHLRRRTYQPHITENLI, encoded by the exons ATGGCTTTGAACCCTCAACTTTGTCCGAATGCTCTTCCGGTTCCGTTTGTCCACGAAATGTTCGTGTTGGCCAGAGATGGTGTCGAATTCGAGATTGACAAGATCCCAGG CGCTCAAGGTGGAAATGTTAAAACGAAAGGAACTGTTTACTTGTCAAACATCCGCATGGTCTTTGTGGCAAACAAACCAATTGGGAATTTTTTTGCCTTTGATATACCCCTG CTTTATGTTCATGGTGAAAAGTTTAACCAGCCAATATTCCATTGCAACAATATTTCTGGTGCTGTGGATCCT GTTGTACCTGAAAACGAGCACAGGGCTCTTTATTCGACCCATTCTTTCAAAATTCTGTTCAAGGAAGGTGGTTGTGGGACTTTTATACCTCTTTTTTTCAATTTAATCGCTTCTGTTAGACGATACAATCAGCATGCCAGTGCCGCACAAGTTCGGTTGGATCCGCTCCAAGCAGCTCAAACTCCTGTTGAGGAGATGATGAGACATGC ATATGTTGATCCTAATGACCCTACAAGAATTTTCTTGCAGCAGCCTAATTCAGAGAATCATCTGAGGCGCCGCACTTACCAGCCGCATATTACCGAAAACTTGATATGA